The genomic window GCAGTTGGCACAACAGTCGAAGGCTCCGGGCGCGATGAAGAACTTTGTCGGCACGCATCCAGAGCTGGCAGTGTTCGGCCAATGGGCGGGCAGTGCGCCCTTCACAGGCTCCTATGCCGAGAACCCCTACAACAGCCTGAACAGCTTCATTTTTACCAACGCGCAGGGTCAAGATCAGGCGATACGCTGGTCGTTCATCCCAGCCGCGTCGGCAGTCGCCGTGCCGGTAGACGAGCTCAAGAAACGCGGCCCCGATTTTCTGGGCAAGGACATCACGGATCGCGTCGCGCAGTCGCCTCAACGCTGGAGCTTGATGGTCACCGCGGCCAACCCGGGCGACCCCACCGCAGACCCGAGCAAGGCCTGGCCTGACGACCGACGCAAGATCGACGTGGGCGCACTCGTCGTGCGCAAGATCGAGCCCGAAGCCGACGGCCCCTGCCGCGACATCAACTTCGATCCGGTCGTGCTGCCCGCGGGCATGCGCACTTCAGACGACCCGTTTCCGGCCGCGCGCTCCGCTGCTTACTCGGTGTCTTACAACCGCCGGACCGCCGAAGAAAGCAGCTATCCGCGCACCGCTTCGGGAGCCAAGCAATGATTGCCAACACGAGCCCGATCAAGCATCGATTCACGCCACTCCAGCGTGCACTGCACTGGC from Variovorax sp. PAMC28562 includes these protein-coding regions:
- a CDS encoding catalase family peroxidase yields the protein MNNQQLPPDRSTGSTPLRLALIAAVVAVIAAAFAYTAGWLSPDRVTQTKIVDNLAPPGGAALGFRRNHSKGICFTGTFDSNGAGAALSKAQVLSPGSFPVTGRFNLAVADPNTEDATSRVRGLSLRIQSPDGQEWRSAMIDAPFFPVASPQAFYELQLAQQSKAPGAMKNFVGTHPELAVFGQWAGSAPFTGSYAENPYNSLNSFIFTNAQGQDQAIRWSFIPAASAVAVPVDELKKRGPDFLGKDITDRVAQSPQRWSLMVTAANPGDPTADPSKAWPDDRRKIDVGALVVRKIEPEADGPCRDINFDPVVLPAGMRTSDDPFPAARSAAYSVSYNRRTAEESSYPRTASGAKQ